The following coding sequences are from one Deltaproteobacteria bacterium window:
- a CDS encoding class I SAM-dependent methyltransferase — protein MRKLEKDVSANCEIPDKSMLHPPGTVEEQYKRMRSDLGFYWGDGPQGLDSTKVEAVACSLCGEPPPPSERAVFTKLRFPYFLCPGCGLVYPSPRPRSEYLDKQYKEGRFASSFTDIYLPSAPYRMATIFSERVEEIIRPRVPGGRLLDIGCSSGHFLKVAHDGGYEVYGIEPNPDMVEFASGELGLPNIRAGVMSDDAYPADYFDVVTLWDVLEHVPDPGSLLVSVKKVLKPGGWVFAYTENLESFNYFITGADSEMFAPDVHIRHYTPATFRREFEKAGLSVSEVMTKGLDIQHIETTVKLNPDRYRREDFTALFEAAESMQNFINACGKGDNLRLFARKAG, from the coding sequence TTGAGAAAGCTTGAGAAGGATGTTTCAGCAAATTGCGAGATACCTGACAAGTCCATGCTCCATCCCCCCGGGACTGTAGAGGAGCAGTACAAACGGATGCGAAGCGACCTTGGATTCTACTGGGGCGACGGTCCCCAGGGGCTCGATTCCACCAAGGTCGAGGCCGTGGCCTGTTCGTTGTGCGGCGAGCCCCCTCCACCTTCCGAACGCGCCGTCTTCACAAAGCTCAGGTTTCCGTATTTTCTGTGTCCCGGATGCGGTCTCGTATATCCGTCGCCGCGGCCGAGGAGTGAGTACCTGGACAAGCAATACAAGGAGGGACGCTTTGCAAGCTCCTTCACTGACATATACCTGCCCTCCGCCCCTTACAGGATGGCCACCATATTCAGCGAGAGGGTCGAGGAGATTATAAGGCCGCGGGTACCAGGAGGAAGACTTCTCGACATCGGTTGCAGTTCGGGACACTTCCTCAAAGTCGCCCATGACGGAGGCTACGAGGTATACGGCATCGAGCCGAACCCCGATATGGTGGAGTTCGCCAGCGGTGAGCTCGGCCTGCCAAACATCAGGGCCGGCGTCATGAGCGACGACGCCTACCCGGCCGACTACTTCGATGTCGTAACACTCTGGGACGTGCTCGAGCATGTGCCGGATCCCGGCTCTCTTCTCGTCTCGGTCAAGAAAGTGCTGAAGCCCGGCGGCTGGGTCTTCGCCTACACCGAGAACCTGGAAAGTTTCAATTACTTCATAACCGGGGCCGACTCGGAGATGTTCGCCCCGGACGTCCATATCCGTCACTATACACCGGCTACCTTCCGGCGCGAGTTCGAGAAGGCGGGCCTTTCCGTGAGCGAGGTGATGACCAAGGGGCTCGACATACAGCACATAGAGACGACGGTGAAGCTCAACCCCGACCGTTACAGGCGCGAGGACTTCACCGCGCTCTTCGAGGCGGCGGAATCGATGCAGAACTTCATAAACGCCTGCGGCAAGGGCGACAACCTGAGGCTCTTCGCCAGAAAAGCCGGTTAG
- a CDS encoding PHP domain-containing protein — protein sequence MDSDIHCHTVFSDGAATVDEMVAAAVDIGLRSIAVTDHVRRDTPWLDDYLEEIESLKERYDGTIEVLSGFETKVVDFDGLLDVEERRLEEVDVVLGSIHSIPSAGGFLTDRETADRGYVLSCWLHAFRGLVRNDAVHVIAHPAQELAALGIDLDEEMEDEVVDMIVRENKIVEVSLRHRVPGARFFAKLLDRGVPMAVGSDAHSVEDMYRCHRGKRRYLEDLSKGGVN from the coding sequence ATGGACAGTGACATCCACTGCCATACGGTCTTTTCCGACGGCGCCGCCACGGTGGACGAGATGGTGGCCGCCGCCGTTGATATCGGCCTGCGTTCCATAGCGGTGACGGATCATGTGAGAAGGGATACCCCTTGGCTCGACGACTACCTCGAAGAGATAGAGTCACTAAAGGAGCGCTACGATGGGACCATAGAGGTCCTCTCCGGTTTCGAGACGAAGGTTGTCGATTTCGACGGCCTCCTCGACGTCGAGGAGCGCAGACTTGAAGAGGTGGACGTGGTGCTCGGCTCGATCCACTCCATACCCTCCGCCGGTGGTTTCTTGACCGACCGGGAGACCGCCGACAGAGGATATGTACTCTCCTGTTGGCTCCATGCCTTCCGGGGGCTTGTGCGAAACGACGCTGTCCATGTCATCGCCCATCCCGCTCAGGAACTCGCCGCACTCGGTATCGACCTCGATGAGGAGATGGAAGACGAAGTTGTGGATATGATAGTGCGTGAAAACAAGATCGTGGAGGTGAGTCTCCGGCATCGGGTGCCGGGGGCGCGATTTTTCGCTAAACTTCTCGACCGCGGTGTGCCCATGGCCGTCGGCAGCGACGCCCACAGTGTAGAGGATATGTACCGGTGCCACAGAGGAAAGCGGCGTTACCTGGAAGACCTTTCCAAGGGAGGAGTGAATTGA
- a CDS encoding ATP-grasp domain-containing protein has product MYRVLITGAGARGVPGLIKDLRSSGEPFHIVTADIDGEAVGNLFADNSYVVSPWDDEDYIPSLLDVVEKEGIGYLIPNDGPAGLVKLSRLAAAASTPRIAVSVDTAELETALNKHALYERLKATGLDAHVPRFVLARTSEELLDAVEELGYPQSRVAVKPAVSEGSRGFMVIDGRRVDIFDDRSLHRRLTLEELRLRLEGLATVPDVLAMEYLPGDEYSVDVLVDEERRPRYMVPRLRERVAEGISVKGVVVKNREVETLAAEVLDRLGLIYALNIQIRYSHDGVPKVIEVNPRVSGTMTSCTGAGVNMHYFLVLLLAGRPLPAVQVRYNTRMYRYYSEKYLHGQ; this is encoded by the coding sequence ATGTACAGGGTGCTCATAACGGGAGCGGGAGCGCGCGGCGTACCGGGCCTCATAAAGGATCTTCGCAGCTCGGGCGAGCCGTTCCATATCGTTACGGCAGACATAGACGGCGAGGCCGTGGGGAACCTCTTCGCCGACAATAGCTATGTGGTCAGCCCCTGGGACGACGAGGACTATATACCATCGCTGCTTGATGTAGTGGAAAAGGAGGGGATAGGGTACCTCATCCCCAATGACGGACCAGCAGGGCTCGTGAAGCTTTCACGCCTGGCCGCCGCGGCGAGCACCCCCCGCATAGCGGTGAGTGTCGATACGGCCGAGCTCGAGACGGCGCTCAACAAGCACGCGCTCTATGAGCGGCTCAAGGCTACGGGACTCGATGCCCATGTGCCGCGTTTTGTCCTTGCGAGGACATCGGAAGAACTCCTGGACGCCGTGGAGGAGCTCGGCTACCCGCAGAGCCGAGTGGCCGTAAAGCCGGCCGTATCAGAGGGATCGAGGGGTTTTATGGTCATCGACGGCCGTCGTGTCGACATCTTCGACGACAGGTCCCTGCACCGCCGGCTCACGCTCGAAGAGCTGCGCCTTCGACTGGAGGGCTTGGCGACCGTGCCGGATGTGCTGGCGATGGAGTACCTGCCGGGTGACGAGTACAGCGTAGACGTGCTCGTCGACGAAGAGCGCAGGCCGAGATACATGGTTCCGCGCCTCAGGGAGCGGGTCGCGGAGGGCATATCCGTCAAGGGTGTTGTGGTGAAGAACAGGGAGGTGGAGACGCTTGCCGCCGAGGTCCTCGATAGGCTCGGGCTCATCTATGCACTCAACATACAAATAAGATATTCGCATGACGGAGTGCCCAAGGTCATCGAGGTGAACCCAAGGGTTTCAGGCACGATGACCTCTTGCACCGGAGCGGGCGTCAATATGCATTATTTCCTTGTGCTGCTGCTGGCCGGCAGGCCGCTTCCAGCGGTACAGGTGCGTTACAACACGAGGATGTACAGGTACTACAGTGAGAAGTATCTCCATGGACAGTGA
- a CDS encoding radical SAM protein translates to MPQGRKPVGERGDRRPLRPLGCREDHRGIRRGTGEDAGGPAHRRGIGRGMEKRSRAAGTGSVKVNHDYFSLSSRWDNLNYFLAQGHVISHVIDRIKWHLCPRLFITPSFPTHLEIEAASACQMRCPMCKTTEMIDRGIDFFGVMEMDLYKRIIDEASTRPLFSVKLSWRGEPLLNPRIVDMVAYAKERGVKDVAFLSNGERLSPELSEELVRAGLDWISISFDGMGEVYNRIRKPAVFDETVAKIKDLRAVRDRLGMKKPLIRVQSVHSAIRGREGEFLALWRGVADRVNFIADQKRSTDQKDYRQDPYYICPAPWQRMCISWDGKVVQCYGDYMEGNVLGNVNSSSLYDIWHGGPFRELRRLMKECRRLATKPCRTCSDGGLTEEEEVVVDGRRIRAARYVHQAVDVKTMESGMGRADEK, encoded by the coding sequence ATGCCGCAAGGTCGTAAGCCGGTGGGAGAACGTGGAGATAGACGACCGCTTCGACCTCTGGGTTGCAGAGAGGATCATCGAGGAATTCGGCGCGGGACTGGAGAGGATGCCGGAGGACCTGCGCATCGTCGAGGCATAGGAAGAGGGATGGAGAAAAGGAGCCGGGCCGCCGGGACAGGCAGCGTCAAGGTCAACCACGACTATTTCTCTCTAAGCAGTCGCTGGGACAACCTCAATTACTTCCTGGCCCAAGGGCATGTGATAAGCCACGTGATCGATCGCATCAAGTGGCATCTCTGCCCGCGGTTGTTCATTACGCCGTCCTTTCCCACCCATCTCGAGATCGAGGCCGCCAGCGCCTGCCAGATGCGCTGTCCCATGTGCAAGACGACCGAGATGATCGACCGGGGGATCGATTTCTTCGGCGTCATGGAGATGGACCTCTACAAACGGATAATCGACGAGGCGTCGACACGGCCGTTATTTTCCGTAAAGCTGAGCTGGCGGGGTGAGCCGCTCCTCAATCCCCGTATCGTCGACATGGTGGCCTACGCAAAGGAGCGGGGCGTAAAGGACGTGGCCTTCCTCTCCAACGGGGAAAGGCTCAGCCCTGAGCTCTCCGAAGAGCTCGTAAGGGCCGGGCTGGACTGGATAAGCATCTCCTTCGACGGCATGGGAGAGGTCTACAACAGGATAAGAAAGCCGGCCGTATTCGATGAGACTGTGGCCAAGATAAAGGACCTCAGGGCCGTGAGGGACAGGCTCGGCATGAAAAAACCCCTTATCCGCGTGCAGTCGGTCCACTCGGCCATACGGGGGCGCGAGGGTGAGTTCCTGGCCCTGTGGCGGGGTGTGGCCGACCGCGTAAATTTCATCGCCGATCAGAAACGCTCGACCGACCAGAAGGACTATCGCCAGGACCCGTACTACATCTGTCCGGCGCCATGGCAGCGGATGTGCATCTCCTGGGACGGCAAGGTGGTCCAGTGCTACGGCGATTACATGGAGGGCAACGTCCTCGGCAATGTGAACAGCAGCAGTCTGTACGACATATGGCACGGAGGTCCCTTCAGGGAGCTGAGAAGGCTCATGAAGGAATGCAGACGTCTTGCCACCAAGCCCTGCCGTACCTGTTCGGACGGAGGCCTGACCGAGGAGGAAGAGGTGGTCGTCGATGGAAGGCGCATACGTGCTGCCCGTTACGTCCACCAGGCCGTTGATGTGAAGACCATGGAGTCGGGCATGGGACGGGCCGATGAAAAGTGA
- a CDS encoding acylneuraminate cytidylyltransferase family protein, whose protein sequence is MAIIPARGGSKGIPGKNIVDVAGRPLIAWTIEAAARSSLVDRCVVSTDDERIADVSRGFGAEVLMRPAELATDEASTLSVLTHVARRLPCETVVLLQATSPIRRAGLIDECIREFEEGGYDSLATGLRCKYVAYGENVLRRQEIEGFFYDDGNVYVMRGDMVRRGERFGERICRKVVSRWENVEIDDRFDLWVAERIIEEFGAGLERMPEDLRIVEA, encoded by the coding sequence CTGGCAATCATACCGGCCAGGGGCGGCAGCAAAGGGATTCCGGGCAAGAACATCGTCGACGTGGCCGGCAGGCCGCTTATCGCCTGGACCATAGAGGCGGCGGCCCGCTCCTCGCTCGTCGACAGATGCGTGGTATCGACGGACGATGAAAGGATTGCCGACGTGTCGAGGGGGTTTGGAGCCGAGGTCCTCATGCGTCCGGCTGAGCTCGCAACGGACGAGGCGTCGACGCTGAGCGTGCTTACTCACGTGGCGCGGCGTCTTCCCTGCGAGACGGTCGTGCTGCTCCAGGCGACGTCACCCATCAGGCGGGCCGGCCTCATAGACGAATGCATAAGGGAGTTCGAAGAGGGCGGATATGATTCGCTGGCCACGGGCTTGCGCTGCAAGTACGTGGCTTACGGAGAGAACGTACTTCGAAGGCAGGAGATAGAGGGGTTTTTCTACGACGACGGCAACGTCTACGTCATGAGAGGCGATATGGTCCGGCGAGGCGAGCGTTTCGGCGAGCGTATATGCCGCAAGGTCGTAAGCCGGTGGGAGAACGTGGAGATAGACGACCGCTTCGACCTCTGGGTTGCAGAGAGGATCATCGAGGAATTCGGCGCGGGACTGGAGAGGATGCCGGAGGACCTGCGCATCGTCGAGGCATAG
- a CDS encoding PIG-L family deacetylase, whose protein sequence is MLADGGVSAVKVLVVAPHMDDEVLGCGASIARHVEAGDEVHVCFIAHRVYDHRYDEARNEVEKGHANAARKVLGYGEAVFFGLDDERLDLCVQDILIPLEEYIYKFRPHTVYCPFRGDNNQDHRAVFDAARVALRPSAAHFVDRLLMYETPSSTEQSPPLPENVFYPNLYVDVKAQLGSKIEALACYETEKRAFPHPRSAEAVEVLARKRGVEAGFEYAEAFMVLREMWRSL, encoded by the coding sequence ATGCTCGCCGACGGCGGGGTGTCTGCCGTGAAGGTGCTCGTAGTCGCGCCCCATATGGACGACGAGGTCCTTGGTTGCGGGGCCTCCATTGCGCGGCATGTCGAGGCCGGCGATGAGGTCCATGTCTGTTTCATCGCCCACCGCGTCTACGATCACCGCTACGACGAGGCCCGCAATGAGGTGGAGAAGGGTCATGCCAATGCGGCGCGGAAGGTGCTCGGCTACGGGGAGGCCGTCTTCTTCGGCCTCGACGACGAGAGGCTCGATCTCTGCGTGCAGGACATACTCATTCCCCTCGAAGAATATATTTACAAGTTTCGCCCCCACACAGTCTACTGTCCTTTCAGGGGAGACAATAACCAGGATCACCGGGCGGTCTTCGACGCCGCCCGGGTGGCCCTCAGGCCGTCGGCGGCGCATTTCGTCGACAGGCTCCTTATGTATGAGACACCGTCGTCGACCGAGCAGTCGCCGCCCCTCCCGGAAAACGTCTTCTATCCCAACCTCTATGTTGACGTGAAGGCGCAACTGGGCTCGAAGATTGAGGCCCTGGCATGTTACGAGACCGAGAAGAGAGCGTTCCCCCACCCGCGCAGTGCCGAGGCCGTAGAGGTCCTTGCCCGTAAAAGGGGGGTCGAGGCCGGTTTCGAGTACGCCGAGGCCTTCATGGTCCTGAGGGAGATGTGGCGCTCGTTGTGA
- a CDS encoding NAD-dependent epimerase/dehydratase family protein, which yields MKVLVTGGSGFIGSHVVDKLRDKGVGVRVFDGVLPTFRDDIEFYQGSLLDTTALSFAMHGIDAVMHLAAVADVKNVFEDPHYSESINVRGTINVLDAARRASIERVIYGSTTWVYSDADATEVDETTPLHAPSHLYTATKLAGEYYCQSYSKLYGLDVTILRYGIPYGPRARDGAVIPIFVKKALSGEPLTIAGDGSQFRKFIYVEDLAEGHVLALQSVAKNRIYNLDGDEKITIKQIAETIKKIVGDVKIEYTPARPGDFSGKEVSSERAHRELNWRPKVSFEEGVRRYIDWYREREQRRKADWERLDAILREKVTVARFANL from the coding sequence ATGAAGGTACTCGTTACGGGAGGTTCGGGTTTTATCGGTTCTCATGTGGTTGACAAGCTGAGGGACAAGGGGGTTGGCGTAAGGGTCTTCGACGGCGTGTTGCCCACCTTCAGGGACGACATCGAGTTCTACCAGGGAAGTCTTCTCGACACGACGGCGCTGAGCTTTGCAATGCACGGCATAGACGCCGTTATGCACCTTGCGGCCGTTGCCGACGTGAAGAACGTCTTTGAGGACCCTCACTACTCGGAGTCCATAAACGTGCGCGGCACCATAAACGTCCTCGATGCGGCAAGGCGCGCCAGCATCGAACGTGTCATCTACGGGAGCACCACGTGGGTCTACAGCGACGCCGATGCCACGGAAGTGGACGAGACCACGCCGCTCCATGCGCCGTCCCATCTCTATACGGCCACCAAGCTCGCCGGCGAGTACTACTGCCAGAGCTACAGCAAGCTCTACGGGCTGGATGTAACCATTCTCAGGTACGGCATCCCTTACGGTCCCAGAGCCAGGGACGGAGCCGTGATTCCGATCTTCGTCAAGAAGGCGCTCTCCGGCGAGCCGCTCACCATAGCCGGCGACGGCTCCCAGTTCAGGAAGTTCATATACGTCGAGGATCTGGCCGAGGGGCATGTGCTGGCGCTGCAGAGCGTGGCCAAGAACAGGATATACAACCTCGACGGTGACGAGAAGATAACCATAAAGCAGATCGCCGAGACGATAAAGAAGATAGTTGGTGACGTGAAGATAGAGTACACCCCCGCAAGGCCCGGCGACTTCTCGGGCAAGGAGGTCTCGAGCGAGCGCGCGCACCGCGAGCTGAACTGGAGGCCGAAGGTGAGCTTCGAGGAAGGCGTGCGCCGCTACATCGACTGGTACAGGGAGCGCGAGCAGAGACGCAAGGCCGACTGGGAGAGGCTCGACGCCATTCTGCGGGAAAAGGTCACGGTGGCCCGTTTTGCAAACCTCTGA
- a CDS encoding aminotransferase DegT encodes MRFKIGFEEEDSRKLHESWDAIIERQQWSEGTFTKTFEEKWSKHNGAEAVAFSSWGGAALAALEFIGVEGKTVLCPSNTFMATPLSVVKAGGAVEFVDCNRDDLCLSLDDLKVKIERYKPVAVWVVHIGGHIAFQIEDIAALCKSKGVALLEDCAHAHGASWNGRRPGTWGDAGVYSFYATKTISTGEGGMLVTGNSDLAEYARRYRNYGKFDYQVEGLNYRMSEFTAAIGCVQIDRLDDIVSWKNEYAEKHLDPHHPNRVLFPDGMVSGYYKYIVFDPIEKSTGKVYDQPCHRIMKRDCRLPNTDWVAENHWCVPLYYKGDS; translated from the coding sequence ATGAGGTTCAAGATCGGTTTCGAGGAAGAAGACAGCAGGAAGCTGCACGAGAGCTGGGACGCCATCATCGAAAGACAGCAGTGGTCGGAAGGAACGTTCACCAAGACCTTCGAGGAGAAGTGGTCCAAGCACAACGGCGCCGAGGCCGTAGCCTTTTCAAGCTGGGGAGGGGCGGCGCTTGCGGCCCTGGAGTTCATCGGCGTAGAGGGAAAGACGGTGCTCTGTCCGTCCAATACATTCATGGCCACCCCTCTCAGTGTCGTCAAGGCGGGCGGTGCCGTCGAGTTCGTCGACTGCAACAGGGATGATTTGTGCTTGTCACTGGACGACCTGAAGGTTAAAATAGAGCGGTACAAGCCGGTCGCCGTCTGGGTGGTTCATATAGGCGGTCACATCGCTTTCCAGATAGAAGATATAGCCGCACTCTGCAAGTCCAAGGGGGTGGCGCTTCTTGAGGATTGCGCCCATGCCCACGGCGCGTCGTGGAACGGCCGCAGGCCCGGCACCTGGGGAGACGCGGGCGTTTACTCCTTCTATGCCACCAAGACGATATCGACGGGCGAAGGCGGAATGCTCGTCACCGGCAACAGCGACCTCGCCGAGTACGCACGCCGTTACCGTAATTACGGCAAGTTCGACTACCAGGTCGAAGGGCTCAACTACAGGATGAGCGAGTTCACGGCCGCCATAGGCTGTGTTCAGATCGACAGGCTCGACGACATCGTCTCCTGGAAGAACGAATACGCTGAAAAACACCTCGACCCCCATCATCCCAATCGTGTGCTCTTCCCAGACGGCATGGTCTCGGGGTATTACAAGTACATAGTCTTCGATCCCATTGAGAAGTCTACGGGCAAGGTCTACGACCAGCCGTGCCACAGGATAATGAAGAGGGACTGCCGGCTGCCCAACACCGACTGGGTGGCGGAGAACCACTGGTGTGTTCCGCTCTACTACAAGGGCGACAGCTGA
- a CDS encoding polysaccharide biosynthesis protein, whose amino-acid sequence MDDLLKIAAGWLSRFYPAERIDRVLDSLSRHRRVVAVSLQAVLIVAANFIAFHIRFEGSIPQPQLHNFLIMLPLLLAVRMGGLYVFGLFHGLWRYVSIRDLVNIIASVSLGTVLFAVTVKYILAVTTYPWSVIIMDWFLAIVLLGGVRLLKRLHNEIHPHMLDAKRVLIIGAGDAGYMVLRELLNGRKYNYRVVGLIDDDAQKRGMKILNTTILGTTAELEEIVARKNPDEVVLAIPSAPIDFLRGIVSRCKKLGKPIKVLPGIKDLLFAKDLSILIRNIEAEDLLFREPVPNDSAALRLFFQGKKVMVTGAGGSIGSEISKQIAGYGPARLVLFERHEGSLYEIDRTLRETHPDLRVDAVMGDITDYNRVSEVMAGTMPDILFHAAANKHVPMMELNPSEAIKTNILGTRTVSAAAGLAGVDRFVLISTDKAVDPSNIMGGSKRVAELVTIASNALYETSFMAVRFGNVLESSGSVIPLFKKQSKAGGPITVTHPEVTRYFMTLSEAVLLLLHAASMGKGGEIFVLDMGEPVRIYDVARSLVNLYGFTPGKDIDIVFTGLRPGEKLEEKLFNSHERVLKTMHPKVNMAVNGDGDVEDPQEVFRVVDTIERVMREGRLSDAVKALESLVPTYSYRPLTLGPDENVGETFKVERSAARAKEINV is encoded by the coding sequence TTGGATGATTTGCTGAAGATAGCTGCCGGTTGGCTCTCCCGCTTCTATCCCGCCGAAAGGATTGACCGCGTCCTGGATTCCCTTTCGAGGCACAGACGTGTTGTGGCCGTCTCCCTCCAGGCCGTGCTCATCGTAGCAGCAAACTTCATAGCCTTCCACATCCGCTTCGAAGGCTCTATACCGCAGCCCCAGCTTCACAACTTCCTGATTATGCTTCCCCTTCTCCTTGCCGTCAGGATGGGCGGACTCTACGTCTTCGGCCTCTTCCACGGTCTATGGAGATACGTGAGCATAAGAGACCTGGTGAATATCATCGCCTCGGTCTCGCTGGGTACCGTCCTGTTCGCCGTCACCGTCAAGTATATCCTCGCCGTGACCACTTATCCCTGGTCGGTTATCATCATGGACTGGTTCCTCGCCATTGTCCTGCTCGGCGGCGTCAGGCTCCTCAAGCGCCTCCACAACGAAATACATCCCCACATGCTTGACGCCAAGAGGGTGCTGATCATCGGAGCAGGCGACGCGGGGTACATGGTTCTCAGAGAGCTGCTCAACGGGCGCAAGTACAATTACCGGGTCGTTGGACTCATCGATGACGATGCCCAGAAAAGGGGGATGAAGATACTCAACACCACCATACTCGGCACGACGGCCGAGCTCGAGGAGATCGTGGCCAGGAAGAATCCCGACGAGGTGGTGCTGGCCATACCGTCCGCGCCCATCGACTTTCTGCGGGGGATCGTGAGCCGCTGCAAGAAGCTCGGTAAGCCCATAAAGGTGCTGCCCGGCATCAAGGACCTCCTTTTCGCAAAGGACCTCTCCATCCTCATCAGGAATATAGAGGCCGAGGACCTTCTCTTCAGGGAGCCTGTCCCCAACGACTCTGCGGCGCTGAGGCTCTTTTTTCAGGGCAAGAAGGTCATGGTCACAGGCGCAGGCGGGAGCATAGGCTCGGAGATATCGAAGCAGATAGCCGGCTACGGTCCGGCTCGCCTCGTCCTCTTCGAGCGCCACGAGGGCAGCCTCTACGAAATAGACAGGACTTTGAGAGAGACTCACCCGGACCTTCGGGTCGACGCCGTCATGGGCGACATAACAGATTACAACAGGGTCTCCGAGGTAATGGCCGGCACCATGCCGGACATCCTCTTTCACGCCGCCGCCAACAAGCATGTGCCCATGATGGAGCTCAACCCCTCGGAGGCCATAAAAACCAATATACTCGGTACGAGGACAGTATCTGCCGCGGCCGGTCTCGCGGGCGTGGACAGGTTTGTGCTCATATCCACCGATAAGGCCGTAGATCCTTCGAACATCATGGGGGGATCCAAAAGGGTGGCCGAGCTTGTAACCATTGCCTCGAACGCCTTGTACGAAACGAGCTTCATGGCGGTGCGTTTTGGAAACGTCCTTGAGAGCAGCGGTAGCGTCATCCCGCTCTTCAAGAAGCAGAGCAAGGCGGGAGGGCCTATTACGGTGACCCACCCCGAGGTGACGAGGTACTTCATGACGCTCTCCGAGGCAGTGCTGCTTTTGCTGCATGCGGCCTCGATGGGCAAAGGAGGAGAGATCTTCGTCCTCGATATGGGCGAGCCCGTCAGGATTTACGACGTGGCGAGATCGCTTGTAAACCTCTACGGTTTCACGCCCGGCAAAGACATAGATATCGTCTTTACCGGCCTTCGTCCCGGTGAGAAGCTGGAGGAAAAGCTCTTTAATTCGCATGAGAGGGTTCTGAAGACCATGCATCCGAAGGTCAACATGGCCGTAAACGGTGACGGCGACGTAGAGGACCCTCAGGAAGTGTTTCGTGTAGTCGATACCATCGAAAGGGTCATGAGGGAGGGCAGGCTCTCCGATGCCGTGAAGGCGCTCGAGTCCCTCGTGCCGACCTACAGTTACCGTCCGCTCACCCTCGGGCCGGACGAGAATGTCGGAGAGACCTTCAAGGTGGAGCGGTCCGCCGCCAGGGCTAAGGAGATTAACGTTTGA